ttatgctttttttatttttgagtaaTATATTAAGAATTGAACTCTAAATTTTTTGGCTATAGAAATTTAATACTATATTATgatgaaattattttttctaaaaatttaaactaataaaaaaaggtaacataaataattatatctttaatatttaaaagactaatattttagtgttaaaaaaaaaagaaattagtttaaatataagacaaaaataataaaaaatgttaacCCCTTGAAATTTTTCCGTTGAAATATTCTCCCATTAGCCAGAACCATATTCAACTAATTCTCTACGATTATAATTAACTCTTAATTAAGTGTAAGTTGAAGAGAGAATAATTACTTTCCAAATTACTCAATTATTCTTAAAtgattttttctatttttatttattaaaaattaatttatattaatacatcaatatttcataaataaaaagagaaaaaatcgttaatttaaaaaataaacaatgaTTAGTAAGTGAGGAGAATTAATTAGTCatcgacaaaaaaaaaaatcaaaattactCTACTTTTTCAATtgtctctttcctttttttatttaagaaggAGAGAATAATTagaagaatttaattttaacataTTGACAATATACAAccattttacatatatatttaattatgtaatattatattaataaaataaatattttttatattaacgatataaataattataaaagcacaaatataattatataattatataaaatattttataccgcatacataaaaattaaaccTATTCATTATTAGTACAATTAACTTTACTATTTTGAACAgtgtttttatttatattatatatgattatattttattataaaggTAGTGTCATAGTCATTGATAATTTTCACTAACATTATAGCACCCGTTATCTTTCTcattcctctctctctctctctctatctctttGGAATTGAAATGCTCTTTGTCCCTAACACTCTCTGCTGTCACTGTATTTGCGGTTTTCTCTCATCTTGTCCTGCAACTAATTAGGGTTTCCCCCATGAACTCTCACATCCATTAATAGTACTCAATTTTTCATTCCAATCCAAGATATATCATCGATCTATCACACCCTTCaatgtaattttctttttcactcacaCTATAAAGGAATATAGATAGATCTATATAGCCCTCTACATATTCTTTCTTCAAAATACAAAAAACCAATATATTATAAGGTAGGTATATatattatagtttttttttccttttaaattgaaattatgtatttaatttctcttttttttttttacctttaaccgtttttgcttgatctttatAGAAATTAATTAATAGTGATTTGAGATTTGATCtttgcttttattattattattatttttaaagcatgtcatagtaattttttttttctgggaGTGAATAGTTGAGTACATAgcatgattattattattattattattattattattatgcatATGTTGCTCCGACAGAGAATAGTTGAAAATTGAAGGAAGTTCCAACACACGTCCAATTGAAGTGAAAAAAGATTCCTGGTAGGTAAAACTTTCTTGTCTATGATCTTATAGCTATACCTATTCAATTCCAATTCATCAACATCATACCCTAGTCCTATCTAGCTAGGCTGGAtcaaaagatattatttttatgtttttaatttttttttttagaattatatATGCTTATGCATATATATAATCATCCAAGTACTATATATACTAGCTAGTAATTAATGATTATTACATGTTTAATTTTTGCttaattaatttcattttgcttttgttcaaattcaaattaaaattaaaaactggTTTTAATTTTCTGGGTAGGGCAGTCTGAGAATCCATGATGAATATATAGTTGCATTTGGATCCCATTAAGACTGCTTAAGCCACACAAAGTAAACCAAAGTTTGAAAAATTAACATACCACAGCTTCTGAGAAAATGATCCACCTATATATCATTCTTGATTGGCTTCTTCTGATCTCTAAATATGTTTTACTTGGAAAAGATTAAATTCTGATGAATTGTTGATAAATCACATATATATGCACAATTGATTCAGTAGTTGAGATAATAATTAAGTTTATATTTAATTTCTTGAATTTCAGTGAGATATGTATATCTCGGTGaattttagtataattatgtttatGATAATTATTGTGGCTATAaaattgtattaaaattaaaagtatacttatttttttatatattttggtaatattttttagcaatattttttaaaaattattgttaaataataaaaaatactctaACTTTACTATCACTTTTTAAAATGTCATAATTATCGTAGCCAACATAACATAAACATATTAGGAAGACACATATATTTTATCCAAATTTAGAATTATGTGAAGATATATGCATGTATGTATGTGATCTTTTTAATCATTGgatatatatacacacaaaaattttcaaattattaaaATGAAGTTCCAATATATTATGGCAGGGTTAATTTGCACAGGAAAAAAAAACTCTAGCTATGTTATTTGAGAGTAAGCTATGTAGGTTATTACATTTGATATCTGATTCatggtaataaaaaaaatacagagatattaaaatatattaatttgtttgaaaataaagcaaatacacaaaaatacataattttcttttaatattttatttatgaataaTTGGAGACAATAATGaacactaaaaataaaaatgtgcaCAACTTTATGTCTCATTTCTGTGTTTATCTCTTCTTAATAATTAGCAtatgatttaattatttgtaattgagtatgattttgatgagtTAATTTGTTAAGGCAAGAAGATCATATATATggcttcatcatcttcttcttcaagctaCTCAAATTCTCCATGTGCGGCATGCAAGTTCTTGAGAAGAAAATGCTTACCGGATTGCATTTTCGCGCCCTATTTCCCGCCGGAAGAGCCTCAAAAATTCGCAAACGTTCACAAGATCTTCGGCGCAAGCAATGTAAGCAAGCTTCTAAATGAAGTTCAGCCTCATCAAAGGGAAGACGCGGTGAATTCTCTTGCATATGAGGCTGAAGCAAGGATCAAGGATCCAGTTTATGGTTGTGTTGGTGCAATTTCAGTGCTCCAAAGACAAGTGATTAGGCTTCAAAAGGAGCTTGATGCCACAAATGCTGATTTGATGAGATATTGCAATGAAGTTCCTAACCCTACTTTAGGAAGAAggaataatcataataataacaacaataataataatttgggtgaaggaggtggtggttctttttatttcccttcttcttcttcttcagcttGGAACAATGATGATACTTGTGGTGGTGGGGATGGTTACCATAGAGGTTGATTTGATTCATATATATCTATCTaggtatatatatgtatgtgaaTCTAATTATTAGTAGTTATTATATGGTGATATATATGAATACTCACGTATAATTGTCTTTATATGaagttaatagttaaaaaatatatattagatgATAATTTAGTCAAACATATTAAATCATCTAATAGTTTTCAACTAATAACTTCGTATAAAGTCGACTACACGTAAATTTCGACTTTATTATAAATGTGCAAGTTGTTGTTGTACGAACACTTAGGGTTTACTTGCTTTGGTAAAGTAGTATTTGGTGAAGGGGTCTCAATGTGTTTGTATATATGTAAATGTTAGTGTATG
The genomic region above belongs to Arachis stenosperma cultivar V10309 chromosome 5, arast.V10309.gnm1.PFL2, whole genome shotgun sequence and contains:
- the LOC130979627 gene encoding LOB domain-containing protein 25, whose protein sequence is MASSSSSSSYSNSPCAACKFLRRKCLPDCIFAPYFPPEEPQKFANVHKIFGASNVSKLLNEVQPHQREDAVNSLAYEAEARIKDPVYGCVGAISVLQRQVIRLQKELDATNADLMRYCNEVPNPTLGRRNNHNNNNNNNNLGEGGGGSFYFPSSSSSAWNNDDTCGGGDGYHRG